TTCTAACCGTCTTCATATCATCCATCCTAGAAAAAGAAATAAGCAAGTTAGTTCTTATTTTAATATCACTTTGGTCCTTACTATAAAGGGGCATGAGACGCGTGATAGAAGCCTGTGGATTTCCCTCAAGTAAATCTAAAACGGCTAAGTTATTTTGAATAATGATATCGTCATGAAAATGTACTCTTGCACGATTAAAATAGATCCGCGATTGTTCATATTGATGCATTTCTGCATAAATAAGCCCCATTAAATTTTCAACTTCTGGGTTTACTGCATTTTTCGATATTATTTCTTCGCAGGTGAGCAGTGCATTATCAAAGTCTTCACTTTTATATAATGCTTTCGCCTTTATCTCTAATATATCAATCGCCACATCGCTTTTTTGCAACAAAGGCGCGAGTGTAAACAAGCTTGATTCATAATCATCAACCGATAAGTAAGCATTTGCTAACTTGATTCTCGTGGTGTCGTTTTCTTTCGTCTTTAGCGCGGCCTTATATAGCACTATCATTTTGTCATTGTTTTGAGTTTGTTCATAAAAGTCGAGTGAATTTGAAATCGAATGATTGCTATTGGCAGCACAACCCGACACAAGCAATACCAATATAAGAAGTGGATATTTATACATTTTGCATTAGCCTCATAATACCGGGGGCCGCGATTAAAATAACAATCGGGATCATGATAAATAGAATCAATGGGATTGACATTTTTGCCGCCAACTTACCTATTTTCTCTTCTATTCCTAACATTTGCAGTTCACGTATATCTTTCGCCAGCGTCGTTAAAATACTGTAAATCGATGTACCATATCTAAGACTCTGTTTAAGCGTGACAACAAAGCTGCGCATTTCATTACTGGGCACTAACTCATGCAGCTCATCCAATGCTTTGTCCATCCCGACAATGTTCGCTCGTTCATTTGTTTTATTTAAGAAATGACCAATGTCACGATCAAATGCCGCCATCTCTTTAGATAAATAATTCATAGCGGACTCAATCGTCATACCGGTTTGTACGCAAACAGCCATGAGATCCAATAAATAGGGTAATTTATTGGCGACGTTATTGCGGAGCTGTTTCGTGCGTGCATCCAGATATAAATCAGGAATGACGACACATATTAGTACCCATATAGCAATGAATACCAAATGCTGGCTTACCTCTATCGACTCGCTCGGTAATAAAAAGTAATACACGCACAAACCAATAATCAGCGAGGTATACTTGATCTTAAGATAATGATCAGCCCACACGAAATGATAAAAACCAGCAGCCTCAAATGTATTACCCGTCTTTTTTTTACCAAAATTTAACGCTTTTTCAATCTGAATCTCAGCCTTAACGATAGAACTAAAATCCACTTTATTTAACTTCGACATGGCAAGCTTCGACAGGTTAACCCTGCGCTTCCATAACACCACCACATTAAAAATAAGTAAGCCTGCAGCACTCGCAATACACAGCAATAATAAGAACAACTCATTTTGGCTATTGAGCATTACTTCACTCCTTTCATTAATGACCAAATAATGCTCATACCGATAAACTCGCTTAACAATACATAATAAAGAATCGGTTTACCGGCATCATTAAACATCACAAACTCAAAGTTTTCAGGGCTTAAATATTGCAGTATAAACAAGAATATAAATGGAATTGAACCCACGATTTTAGCGGATGCTCTAGCCTCCGATGTCATAGCATATTTCTTTTTTTCCATTGCATTCGAATCAAAGATCAAACGATTAAGTCGACTTATAATCTCTTTAAGCTGACCACCCCGCTGCATATTTGCGCGTAATGTAATAACAAAAAATAGGAACGTTGGATATGGATAACGCATACAGGATTTTTGAAATACTTTATCGGGCGTTTCACCCAGCTGAAGCCGCTCGCCCATCAATTTAAACTCTCGCCCGACATCATTATCGAGCGACTGGCCAACAAATATAATCGCGTACATAATACTTTCCCCTGCACTGACGGCACTGGCAAGCATATTAAGCGCATCGGGAAACGCAGACTCAAAGTTATTCTTAGCCCTATTTGCAAGCCACAAATAGCCTAATACAGCAGAAAAAATAAATATGGGTGGAGACACAAAAAACCAATACGTCCGAAAAAATGTAATATTCACCATGTGTGATAACACCATAATGCAGCTCATAAAGAGAGCAAGTTTAACGTTCGCCCCTTGCCCAAGATACCTGTGTAGGTTGATCCATATCCTGATTAATTTTTGATTCCAAGTCAGCGCGGTCAGCGAATTAAAATTCAACGCTTGTTGATTTTCGTCCATCGACCTCACCAGCACTGAACGATTAAAACTCTCTAAGTAGTTGTTTTTCTTTCTGCGAATCGGTTTCAATGCGAATAGGATTAAACCGCCTCCCAAAAAAAGACATAAACTTGCGATCATGCAGGTTCTCTCCTAAATTCTGGTTTTTCTATCCGGAATGCGGCTGATAATTTGTCTTCCAAACCAAAAAAACGTGCCTTTTCCATCAATACAGATCGTTGCATCAAGCCTGCCGTAATAAAGTTTCCGTTGATCTTTCCGCTCGGATTATGAGACGCTTGAGGTTGAAAACGAAATATCTCCTCAAGTACAACGTTGCGGCCTTCTAAACCAACGACTTCCGTAATACTCATGACTTTTCGACTGCCATCATGCAAACGACTGATTTGAATAACCAAATCGACGGCACTGACAATGGTTCGTCTGATCGCTTCAAGGGGTAAGTTATTGGTCGCCATCATAACCATGGCTTCAACACGCGCAAGCGCATCTCTTGGCGTATTCGCATGCAGAGTTGACATAGAGCCATCATGCCCCGTGTTCATTGCTTGCAACATTTCAAACGCTTCAGCACCTCGACACTCACCAACAATGATCCGATCGGGTCTCATACGCAGTGAATTAATCACTAGATCGCGCTGTGAGATAGCTCCATTACCCTCGATACCAGCGGTTCTCGTTTCAAGTCGTACAACATGCGGCTGCTGAAGCTTAAGTTCGGCGGCATCTTCAATAGTCACGATCCGCTCATTTTCAGAAATAAACTGAGAAAGCGCGTTCAACATGGTGGTTTTACCTGAGCCTGTCCCGCCAGAAATCAAAATATTCAAACGACAGTGAGCCGCGATCATCAATAACTGCGCCATCTCTGGTGACATAGCACCAAATTCGGCAAGCTTTTCTAAGCCAATATTACTTTTTTTAAATTTACGTATCGATATGGATGTGCCATCAATCGCCACAGGGGGAATAACAATATTCACACGACTGCCATCGGCTAAACGCGCGTCACACGTTGGCTGTGACTCATCAACACGCCTGCCCACTCGGTTAGCAATACGCTTGGCGATTTGGATCAATTGTTCCTCGTCTATAAAGGATGCAGCCGAACGTTCGACCAGTCCATTACGCTCGATAAATACATGGCTGGCCCCATTAATCATAATGTCACTGATGCTATCGTCGTCCATGAGTGATTGCAGAGGCCCTAAACCGTGAATTTCATCGATTAAATTTTCGGTGAATTCAGCTCTTACCACTGTTGTAAGGGGAAATTCATAACGCTCTGCCAGTAAATCAATGGCATCCGCCAGCTGTTTAGATAACTGTTCTTTGGTCAGAGTATTGACAGCCTCCGCGTCAAGCGCATCGAAAATTTGCCGCCTCAAATTCGCATAAACAGACATTTCCATTATATGATGCCCTTAAGTAAGCGCTTAATTGAAAAGCCTTTATAGGGTATGAACTGCTGACCAAGGATCAACCCAGTCAATTTATGCAGATCTCTCGATAATGCCGTATTGAGTTGATAAAGGTGCTTACCTTCTATGATGTCTTTACACGCATTTTTATCAAACGCGCAGACCACATCAATCTTTTCGCCTAAAAAATTCTCGATTTCAGATCGTGTAATACTGGCTGACGTTTCAGGCCGCGTATGGTTCATCACCAAAATACACCGCAGCGGAGCGCCTATCTCATTCAGTACCGACATAACACGGCCCGCTTCTCTGACACTAGACACGGTTGGATCAATAATAAGCACGAAAATATCACACTGCAGAGAGACGTAAAGTAGATCGCTTTTGGTGTTACCAGAGCGCGATAGATCTTCTAAGACAAAGTTGTTCTGTTTCGCCAATTCGGTTACAAAAACACGAATATATTCTTTTAATTCGCGCTTATTGAGTTCAGAAGATTCGATGGATAGAACCGACAACATATCGGTCACTTTCTTGGTCATGCTCATGGCATAAGTGAAATCCATATCTGTGCCCATGCTACCTTTCTGCACAGTCCGTTTTTCAAAGTCAGGGATCCCCAAAAAAACATCGAGCTCGCCCCCCGTAAAGTTGTGGTCGACGATCACACACGAACTTTTCTCTACACTACTTAACATAAGCCCGACTTCACTCGTTAACAGCGTTGTCCCTAAACCACCTTTAGAGCCCCAAAATGCGACTTTTTTAGCGATCCGATTCTTTCCAAGTCCAGCTTGTTTTTTTCGATTTTCATAAACATGCTTGACAAAATCGACGAGTTCAACTTTCGTGATCGGCCAAAATAGATAATAAAACCCCATCGCCTTTAAATTTCGAATTGTCGATATCGCGTCTTCACTGCCAATCACAATAACTGAAGCATGATTTGGTAGCAGAGACGCGATTCTTTCCATATCCAGCGCTACATTCTGGCTTCGATTAAGCTCAACAAGCACAACTTCGATTGACGAGTCTCTGACGTAGCGACGGATATTTTCATCGATATTCTCAAGACTCGCTGGTGTCGAGAACCCCTCAAAACGAAAGGCTTCTTCTATTAACACTCTACATTCAGATGTTTGGTTAAATAACACGGCTGAAAAGATGTCCTCACGTTTTACTACTTCAGCATTTTTTGATTTAAGCCGTTCTACAATATCAAGCATTACAAAGCCTTTGATGGACGAATATCCATGTTTGAGTGATCCAATACCGTTTCAGGACGGGCCATTGACTTCCAACGAAGTCCATCTACATAACAACCTGCATCCTGCGTAAAAAAATCACCCGATTGAGCAGGCCGACAAAGTGGCACAGTCACTTGATGTCGAGTTACCCGGATCACATAATCAAAACGCTGCTGAAGCGGTTCCTTAACACGCGTAATGTGGATCATTGCGGCATCAATACCTTGTTGATGCAATTGAACACTCACTTTTTGAGCAAACTTGTACGCGGTATTATTCGCCACGTACATTTCCACCTGCCCAAATAACATGTTTTCTTTTTGATCTATTAGAAAAGTATCAAGTCTATTTTTAACCTCTATTCTTTTGCTTTTATGCAAGTTAAAAGACAATGCATAATGTGTGGGGACGACATCAAGGCTAATACCATGATTGACATCAGCACGATCAGCGCAAGCGGTTAAAAACAATATACTGGTTATAATCAATGCATTGATATGTTTCACAGCTTAAACCCTCCATCTGATAGCAAGGTGGCCGTCCATTTAACACTCTTTGCAGAAAACGCCTGTTCAACCGCAAAAAAACGCCTTAGGGTTGTTGTTCTCTGCATACTAGGGAGTTGAATTTGATCTGCGCTAATCGGTTTGACAAGGTTTACGGTCGCTATAATAATAAGCTCCGTTTTATTCCGCTTTGTCTCTGTCTTTCTAAATAGCGCACCCAAAAGTGGAATTTCAGCAATCAAAGGGACTTTTTTTAATACTTCTTTATCTTCACTGCTGAGTAAACCACCTAATAGGAAACTCTGGCCATCGCCTAACTCAACCGTCGTGCTTGCTCTACGGGTTTTAAGTGCCGGCAAATTATACGTACTGTCTGCATACTGGGTATCTAAATTACTGACTTCAGGTGCCAAAGAAAGCCTGATTTTACTGTCTTGTAATACCTTGGCAGAGACTGTAAGTTTAATGCCATATTCTTTGTATGATATATTCGTACTCCCATCTACCGTGTACATCATCGGCAATTCCCCCCCGACCAGAAATTCTGCCGACTCACCCGAGATCACCGACAAATTAGGCTCGGCCAAGATTTGCCCCAATGAATCATTTCCCGTCGCCGAGATCCAAGAAAGAAGATCTGAAGAAGCACCACTCGTCAGGTTTTTCATAAATTGTCCAGTTCCATTTAAAATGGATCCATACTCGATGCCGATATCTTCAAGAAAAGAATGTGAAACTTCCGCTATCGATAATTTGACATTTACTTGTTTGGTTATTGCTAATTCAAGTTCATTCACTAGACCTGGGTAGATATTCTGGTTTGTATCATTCACTGACATGTTTTCACCATCATTTCCATTGATTGATTTTGATATAATATTCAACAGCTTATCTAAAACCCCCTGAGATGATACAACGCCTCTGACCAATACCCTGTTGCCCACATTCGTTAATGTCACCTCTTGCGTAGGGAATAAATGACGTATTTGGTTTCTAACACTGGCAAGGTTACGCTCAACCACGACTTTGTAGTTAGCGATGGTTTCGCCATCTTCATCAAAAATGATGAGGTGTGTTTGACTACGTTGTTTGGCATAAATGATGACTTTGTGCTTGTCGATGACTTGGTAATCCGCCACATTGGGATCACTAATGAATAGGGTGCCAATTTCACTCTGCGTGGTGACTGTATGTGCATCACCATTATCAAGATAAATCCATTTCGCCGCATAAGCACAATGAGAAAAAAGGAATAAACACAATGTGATGAATAGGCTTAATAACGCCTGTATATTTAATTTTATATTTTTCATTATTTAACCACCACACGGTCCGCCCGCATCTCTGTAATGGATTTGAAGTCTGCTAATACATCACCCGCATCCGCTTTTAAATCACCTGCGGTATAATCGCCAACTGATTTGTGCACTTCTATTTCAGAGATTCGCTTCGCAACCGTTAACTTAGCGACTTGTTTTCTGGTTAATTCCAATACAATGTCAACACTGCTTGGCACTGTATCAATCCTGCCTTTCTCGACAGTCACTTGCTCTATAACATTAAGGACTTTAATGTTTAAAAGCACCGGATTAACCCCAAACCTTCGCGCCGATTTTACGCCTGTGCTACCTTCCATACGGGACTGCGGTAATGTTAGCGCGACAATATCCACATGCATGCCATTATTCATGGCGCCACCAACGATTGCTCCTACTGGTACACTCAAGAAATAAGGCACCCTATCTGGGGCTAGTACGAGTTCGATATAACGCGGGTCTTGTGGTAAAACGATCATGTCAGAGAATAACAAGGTACGCTTCGGGTATTTCTGACCATAAACCCCCCCCGATGAGAAATTGATTGTCATTTCGGCATCAATCCCATTCTGATTCGCTTCTGATTCAGATAAGTATCTAATTTCAAGGTCACTACGCGTGACTGTGTCACCGCGATCTACGTCTTTTTTTAACCACCAGCTCTTGATCTTGTCGGCCTGTTCTACTTGTTCTCGAGTAACCGCAGCCTTGTTTTCGGCATTGCTTAAGGAGCCAGCAATACCATACAAGCCCATGATAATAAGGCCAATTGCAAGACTTAAAATAATTTTAGACTTCACAGAAAGTTCCTAGATTGATGCTGCAATACCCAGTAGAGCACCGACACAAATAGCGAAACCATAAGGTACTCCGCGTGTGTAAGCTTCTTTTCTGTACCACGACAAAAGAAACAGTATTACGGCTTGTAAACCACCAATAAAGAGAATGACCATCACGGTTAACAGTAAATAATTCGGTGCAATTGCAATAGAGAAAGCAAACAATAATTTGACATCTCCCCCTCCAATCATGTTGAACCGGTTGAGCGTAAACCCGATGATTAAAACCAATGTTGAATTAATGATATTAAGATGATCGTAATGCTGAATGAAAATAAGAAAGCACAATACAAATATGCACATACAATGAAGATTCGTTATCTGCCGCCGTTTAAAATCGGAAAGACAGATAAAAATGGAAAATGTGGCTATCAACAGCCACAAATTAGATCCCATCAATTAGCCTGTTGTAACAGTTTTAGCTGAGGAGATATTTTCTGCAATTGACGCCATTGCATCCGTTAATGCCGCATTTAAACTCGTATTAAATACAGCTAATACGATAGTTGAAATAGCCACACCAATAATTGCGTATTCGATTGCGGTCACACCGCGTTGATCGTTTTTAAACTCGTTAAATGCTACAGCTGATTTTACATATAATTTAGTGATCATTTTTCTTTACCTTCCATGAATAAAGTTGAGATCGAGATGCTAAATTCATCTCGTCTATAACAAATAATTCACCATCGAGGTTAACCAAGATGATGAATTAAGTTCATGTATTTAACCAAGCAGCAGATAAAATAGACACTAAGGGAACTTAAGCTAACTTACACTAGCTTAAACTTACTTACACTTGAGGTATTTACGCTACTTTACAAAGACTTACATATAATACCAGCAATTTACACTTGAGGTGGGTGGTGATGATATAAACACCAAAAAAGTGTGATTCTAGCTAACCAAACGTCTGCGGCCTATACAAAAAATTGACAATACTCCTACACAGCGTTATTTAAGCTGAGTAAATAAAACGTAAATTTACGTTCGTATAAGTCGATTCCAGAGCGATAAGAACAGTAAAATGTTTAGGGTTAAGCTGTGCACTAAAAGTACGTGAGAGATTACCGTATAAATAGGAAGGAAATAGAGGAACCCCTTAATCAGCGTTTAAGCTATATGGAAGATGTAGCCTTATACAAGGTAAATAATAACAAACCCATAGAAGATATTACGCGCGAAGAAATTATCATAGGCAAAGCAATTCAGTCCGCCAATAAAGTCGGCTTGGATAAACAAACATTATTTACGGCTCTAACTCTGATAAAAGCCTCCGCAGAGGAGGCTAAATGAATTGATAATCTACAATCGAATTTTAATTTTCTTACCAATTGGTTTTTGTAAAGTTCGCATAACGTTTTTAATCTTTAACTAAAGGATAATATTTTCATAGCTTTATCAATGATTGAGAAAGAAAGAAGCCTTTCGAACGACGATTTTTTATGAGTTCAATACCAGGTAATTGTACGGCGAGCTTCTTTCTCAACGACGATATACGCATGTATATTGAACGATCTTCTTCATAATAGCTAAAACCATGAATTTTTTCGAATAACGAAGAAACTAAAATAGGCTGCATCGCATCAGACAAGATGTCTAACAATTCATATTCAGAAGGGATTAACCTTACCTTCACTTCATTATAAAACAAGCTAGAGTACTGATAACTAAGATAAAACCGATCACTTTCCAAATCTTTAATCTGTTGACACTCAACTAAATACTGGTCTAGTTTACGCTTAATTCTTTCACTTGAAGCCCTGACTTGGTACGGTTTAGCTATGTAATTAATTTTTTTTATTCCGTGATTGGCAAGAGAGCAATGAGACGGTGGTCCACTGTAATTCATATTATTTACAGCATAGTCATAAAATGATAATTCTCTATAATTCATATCCTTTACAGGCTCTATGAATAACTCAGCTTCCTTTTCATACGAAAAATCTTCAACAAATAACAAATTATCAAACGATTTTCCTAAAATTGCTTGTTCTCTATCTGAACTTTTACAAACTAACCAGGCTTCACGGCCAAATTTCCTTAATTTATCGGCAATGGCCGTAAAATTAGAGTAACTTGTCATAAAACAATATCGGTCAATTTTAGGGTTATCAAGATATAAAGTTTCAAAAGAATCTAGGCTTAGAAGAAGCTCAGCTCGGCTATTTACGACATTAGTATTCTGTATATCCACAATATTGAAATTATGTTCAACAAGTTGTTTTTTTAGTCTTTTGTTTGCACCCTCTTGATCCCCATATGCCGATTTAATAACAGCAATGCAGTTATATTCATCTTCAACAGTCAGTAATGAACTCATGACATTTTCTAGAACAAAATCAACTGATGCCATATTTTCCATATCAACATACACAGCAATATTATAGTTCTTCTTGATCATAAATTTCCTTGACAGTTACCCCTGAATTTATAGGATATAGTGAGTTGAAATTTAACATAAAGATCACCGCTATTTATCCCGATTAAAGTAAGACTTATAAATTTTATTCATAATGAGATCAGCAAACTATGTGCTAATAATTTGGGGTTATTCTTCTATGGTGTAAGAGTCGTTTTACTAAATGATGATCTTAACAGTCTGAAGATACCTATTTAAGGGATTCCTAATTATCTAAGGGTCTATACAATAGGGAGATTCGACCGGCTCATCATAATCAACCACAACAAATTAAATGAAAAAGTAAGATAAAAACCAATCTAATATTTAAATCTATTTTTAGAATAGCTTGTATTTTTACTATTTATTTTTGTTAAACCCTTATAATTGTTGAACAACCTTATGATCACGCTGATTCTATGTGTTTTTTTTAGTCAACACAAGCAAGCCACCCCTTTGTAGGTACCAGGAAGTTGATTTAAATCAATATAATGATAAAAACACGATCGCATTGTAGCTTCAAGTGAAAAAGGTGGCTGAAGTACGGTAGAACGGCTAAATATCTACTTAGCACACTACCTATCCTGGCAATCAACCATCACGATAAGCCTGCACTAATTCATCCAAAAAACCACCCAATAATTGATTCATGCGTGCTGTCGAATGTTTAAGGATCGAACTCGGATCTTGAATATACTTACCTCTTGAGTCAGTATTAAATGCTAACTGATCATGTTCAATCAAAGGAGGCAACTGCTCACTTATAAACTCAAGGTGACACTGAAAACCATAGACTAACCTTGAATATCGCACGATTTGTCGTGGACATCCTTTACTTACCGCCAATACCACACTGTCACTTGTCAATCCCGGCATATCATTATGCCAATGACCCACAACCTCAGCTAAATCAAACTCTGCTAATTTTGAATCGATGTGCCCATGCTCTGTCATCTCAATAGGAAAGTAACCAATCTCTTGCTCAGGGCTTGTTTGGTACGCAGCACCTAAAGCTTCACCAATTAACTGCGCCCCCAAACAAACTCCAATAACGGCTTTGTTATTCGCGATTGCCTGTTTAATGAATGCTTGCTCGCCAAGGCTATCAAAGTGCGGACACTCCTCTTTGCGGGTGCGTGGGTTCTGCGGCCCGCCCAATATAACAAGAAGATCAAATGCTTCATCTTCATAAACTAATGCTTCATTTAAGTAAACGCGAGTGAAGCTAACTTGATAGTTATTTAGATGTGCCCACTCAGTGAAATACCCCGGCCCTTCGTAAGACTCATGCTCAATAAAATGAATTCTCATATTTCCTCTATAATGATTCAGGCTATTGGCTTTATGTTACACTCACCCCATGATGACTGAATAAGGCCATTGAGACACATAACCATGCCAATCCGCCAAGCACTATCTGCGAACACATTAATAGAGCAAAATCAGCATGCCCTCGCGCTGGTCAAAACAATCGAAATGCATAAGGGCTTTGTAGACAAGCTACATCATCACACCTGGCATCAGCTGATATTCCCAATCCAAGGGCTAATACAAACGGAAGCGGATGAATATCAGTTCCTTGTACCCCATACCACTGCGATCTTTATTCCAGCAGGTGTCTGCCATGAATCAATTGCCATAACCAATACCACGTTTATTGGTCTGTATATCAATCCCCAATATGGGCGATGTCATGATATAAATAATGAGCAGCGACTTAAGCAGGTTTCAATGACTCCTTTTCTCAAAGAATTGATATTAATGATTAAACAGCAATGCCAAGCAGAGATAGTGACATCACATGGCAAAACGTTACGTTTAATTGAGGTATTGTATGACCAAATCCATACGAGTGAGTCTTTCAAATTTAAATTATTAATTCCAAAAGACCGAAGAATAAAGATGATCTTTGAGCAGCTGACTGAAAAACCAGATCTCGATTTAACATTGTCAAAATGGGGGGAGATAGTTGGGGCATCTGAACGAACGCTTTCTCGCATATTTGCTAAAGAGTTCAATACCTCCTTTGCTTTGTGGCGACAACATTTACGCCTAATACAC
This Moritella sp. 5 DNA region includes the following protein-coding sequences:
- a CDS encoding chromosome partitioning protein ParA; the protein is MLDIVERLKSKNAEVVKREDIFSAVLFNQTSECRVLIEEAFRFEGFSTPASLENIDENIRRYVRDSSIEVVLVELNRSQNVALDMERIASLLPNHASVIVIGSEDAISTIRNLKAMGFYYLFWPITKVELVDFVKHVYENRKKQAGLGKNRIAKKVAFWGSKGGLGTTLLTSEVGLMLSSVEKSSCVIVDHNFTGGELDVFLGIPDFEKRTVQKGSMGTDMDFTYAMSMTKKVTDMLSVLSIESSELNKRELKEYIRVFVTELAKQNNFVLEDLSRSGNTKSDLLYVSLQCDIFVLIIDPTVSSVREAGRVMSVLNEIGAPLRCILVMNHTRPETSASITRSEIENFLGEKIDVVCAFDKNACKDIIEGKHLYQLNTALSRDLHKLTGLILGQQFIPYKGFSIKRLLKGII
- a CDS encoding type II secretion system F family protein, with translation MLNSQNELFLLLLCIASAAGLLIFNVVVLWKRRVNLSKLAMSKLNKVDFSSIVKAEIQIEKALNFGKKKTGNTFEAAGFYHFVWADHYLKIKYTSLIIGLCVYYFLLPSESIEVSQHLVFIAIWVLICVVIPDLYLDARTKQLRNNVANKLPYLLDLMAVCVQTGMTIESAMNYLSKEMAAFDRDIGHFLNKTNERANIVGMDKALDELHELVPSNEMRSFVVTLKQSLRYGTSIYSILTTLAKDIRELQMLGIEEKIGKLAAKMSIPLILFIMIPIVILIAAPGIMRLMQNV
- a CDS encoding lipopolysaccharide assembly protein LapB, whose amino-acid sequence is MYKYPLLILVLLVSGCAANSNHSISNSLDFYEQTQNNDKMIVLYKAALKTKENDTTRIKLANAYLSVDDYESSLFTLAPLLQKSDVAIDILEIKAKALYKSEDFDNALLTCEEIISKNAVNPEVENLMGLIYAEMHQYEQSRIYFNRARVHFHDDIIIQNNLAVLDLLEGNPQASITRLMPLYSKDQSDIKIRTNLLISFSRMDDMKTVRSMLTASYSPREIDEIITALAELKPI
- a CDS encoding CpaF family protein — translated: MEMSVYANLRRQIFDALDAEAVNTLTKEQLSKQLADAIDLLAERYEFPLTTVVRAEFTENLIDEIHGLGPLQSLMDDDSISDIMINGASHVFIERNGLVERSAASFIDEEQLIQIAKRIANRVGRRVDESQPTCDARLADGSRVNIVIPPVAIDGTSISIRKFKKSNIGLEKLAEFGAMSPEMAQLLMIAAHCRLNILISGGTGSGKTTMLNALSQFISENERIVTIEDAAELKLQQPHVVRLETRTAGIEGNGAISQRDLVINSLRMRPDRIIVGECRGAEAFEMLQAMNTGHDGSMSTLHANTPRDALARVEAMVMMATNNLPLEAIRRTIVSAVDLVIQISRLHDGSRKVMSITEVVGLEGRNVVLEEIFRFQPQASHNPSGKINGNFITAGLMQRSVLMEKARFFGLEDKLSAAFRIEKPEFRREPA
- a CDS encoding Flp family type IVb pilin, whose protein sequence is MITKLYVKSAVAFNEFKNDQRGVTAIEYAIIGVAISTIVLAVFNTSLNAALTDAMASIAENISSAKTVTTG
- a CDS encoding NYN domain-containing protein; amino-acid sequence: MIKKNYNIAVYVDMENMASVDFVLENVMSSLLTVEDEYNCIAVIKSAYGDQEGANKRLKKQLVEHNFNIVDIQNTNVVNSRAELLLSLDSFETLYLDNPKIDRYCFMTSYSNFTAIADKLRKFGREAWLVCKSSDREQAILGKSFDNLLFVEDFSYEKEAELFIEPVKDMNYRELSFYDYAVNNMNYSGPPSHCSLANHGIKKINYIAKPYQVRASSERIKRKLDQYLVECQQIKDLESDRFYLSYQYSSLFYNEVKVRLIPSEYELLDILSDAMQPILVSSLFEKIHGFSYYEEDRSIYMRISSLRKKLAVQLPGIELIKNRRSKGFFLSQSLIKL
- a CDS encoding type II and III secretion system protein family protein — its product is MKNIKLNIQALLSLFITLCLFLFSHCAYAAKWIYLDNGDAHTVTTQSEIGTLFISDPNVADYQVIDKHKVIIYAKQRSQTHLIIFDEDGETIANYKVVVERNLASVRNQIRHLFPTQEVTLTNVGNRVLVRGVVSSQGVLDKLLNIISKSINGNDGENMSVNDTNQNIYPGLVNELELAITKQVNVKLSIAEVSHSFLEDIGIEYGSILNGTGQFMKNLTSGASSDLLSWISATGNDSLGQILAEPNLSVISGESAEFLVGGELPMMYTVDGSTNISYKEYGIKLTVSAKVLQDSKIRLSLAPEVSNLDTQYADSTYNLPALKTRRASTTVELGDGQSFLLGGLLSSEDKEVLKKVPLIAEIPLLGALFRKTETKRNKTELIIIATVNLVKPISADQIQLPSMQRTTTLRRFFAVEQAFSAKSVKWTATLLSDGGFKL
- the cpaB gene encoding Flp pilus assembly protein CpaB → MKSKIILSLAIGLIIMGLYGIAGSLSNAENKAAVTREQVEQADKIKSWWLKKDVDRGDTVTRSDLEIRYLSESEANQNGIDAEMTINFSSGGVYGQKYPKRTLLFSDMIVLPQDPRYIELVLAPDRVPYFLSVPVGAIVGGAMNNGMHVDIVALTLPQSRMEGSTGVKSARRFGVNPVLLNIKVLNVIEQVTVEKGRIDTVPSSVDIVLELTRKQVAKLTVAKRISEIEVHKSVGDYTAGDLKADAGDVLADFKSITEMRADRVVVK
- a CDS encoding glutamine amidotransferase (Catalyzes the transfer of the ammonia group from glutamine to a new carbon-nitrogen group), producing MRIHFIEHESYEGPGYFTEWAHLNNYQVSFTRVYLNEALVYEDEAFDLLVILGGPQNPRTRKEECPHFDSLGEQAFIKQAIANNKAVIGVCLGAQLIGEALGAAYQTSPEQEIGYFPIEMTEHGHIDSKLAEFDLAEVVGHWHNDMPGLTSDSVVLAVSKGCPRQIVRYSRLVYGFQCHLEFISEQLPPLIEHDQLAFNTDSRGKYIQDPSSILKHSTARMNQLLGGFLDELVQAYRDG
- a CDS encoding type II secretion system F family protein, with translation MIASLCLFLGGGLILFALKPIRRKKNNYLESFNRSVLVRSMDENQQALNFNSLTALTWNQKLIRIWINLHRYLGQGANVKLALFMSCIMVLSHMVNITFFRTYWFFVSPPIFIFSAVLGYLWLANRAKNNFESAFPDALNMLASAVSAGESIMYAIIFVGQSLDNDVGREFKLMGERLQLGETPDKVFQKSCMRYPYPTFLFFVITLRANMQRGGQLKEIISRLNRLIFDSNAMEKKKYAMTSEARASAKIVGSIPFIFLFILQYLSPENFEFVMFNDAGKPILYYVLLSEFIGMSIIWSLMKGVK
- a CDS encoding prepilin peptidase, with translation MGSNLWLLIATFSIFICLSDFKRRQITNLHCMCIFVLCFLIFIQHYDHLNIINSTLVLIIGFTLNRFNMIGGGDVKLLFAFSIAIAPNYLLLTVMVILFIGGLQAVILFLLSWYRKEAYTRGVPYGFAICVGALLGIAASI